Proteins found in one Oreochromis niloticus isolate F11D_XX linkage group LG22, O_niloticus_UMD_NMBU, whole genome shotgun sequence genomic segment:
- the LOC100692201 gene encoding class I histocompatibility antigen, F10 alpha chain isoform X3, whose translation MNSVLILLLCCHVASPVKHSLKYFFTESPGAQSIPEFVAVAIVDDVQIGDSNSVREATPKKDWIKFFEDHPQHLQWYSLQSHDSHHFFKATIETLRQRLNQTEVLPKVSLLQKTPSSPVSCHATGFYPDRAVMFWRKDGVQLHEGVDPGEILPNNDGTFQMSIDLNVSSVTPEDWQRYDCVFQLAGVNEHIITKLDKTAIRTNWAEKPADMVTFISAAVVLLTVTIITAVAFVAYKKKKAPDDGSEQSERLNPQS comes from the exons atgaatagtGTGCTCATATTACTCCTCTGCTGCCACGTTGCATCTCCAG TAAAACACTCCTTGAAATATTTCTTCACTGAAAGCCCAGGAGCTCAGAGCATCCCAGAGTTTGTAGCTGTTGCAATTGTTGATGACGTTCAGATAGGTGACTCCAACAGTGTAAGAGAAGCAACACCAAAGAAAGACTGGATTAAATTCTTTGAGGATCATCCGCAGCACCTGCAGTGGTATAGTTTACAATCTCATGACAGTCATCACTTCTTTAAGGCTACCATTGAGACTTTGAGGCAACGTTTGAACCAAACTGAAG TCCTTCCCAAAGTGTCTCTACTCCAAAAGACTCCCTCCTCTCCAGTCAGCTGCCACGCTACAGGTTTCTATCCTGACAGAGCCGTGATGTTCTGGAGGAAAGACGGAGTGCAGCTTCATGAAGGTGTGGATCCTGGAGAGATCCTTCCCAACAATGATGGAACCTTCCAGATGAGTATTGATCTGAATGTATCATCAGTCACACCTGAAGACTGGCAGAGGTAcgactgtgtgtttcagctCGCTGGTGTGAACGAGCACATTATCACCAAACTGGACAAAACAGCGATCAGGACCAACTGGG CAGAGAAGCCAGCTGACATGGTGACCTTCATCAGTGCTGCAGTGGTTCTTCTAACTGTCACCATCATCACAGCTGTGGCATTTGTAGcttacaaaaagaagaaag CTCCTGACGATGGCTCTGAGCAGTCTGAGAGACTAAATCCACAAAGTTGA
- the LOC100692201 gene encoding major histocompatibility complex class I-related gene protein isoform X2 translates to MNSVLILLLCCHVASPVKHSLKYFFTESPGAQSIPEFVAVAIVDDVQIGDSNSVREATPKKDWIKFFEDHPQHLQWYSLQSHDSHHFFKATIETLRQRLNQTEGVHILQRMKGCEWDDETGEINGYDQYGYDREDFLAYDLKTLTWIAPKPHAVLTKMRFDAHEHQFESNKNFLVYQCPDFLKEYLRYGKRFLQTAVLPKVSLLQKTPSSPVSCHATGFYPDRAVMFWRKDGVQLHEGVDPGEILPNNDGTFQMSIDLNVSSVTPEDWQRYDCVFQLAGVNEHIITKLDKTAIRTNWEKPADMVTFISAAVVLLTVTIITAVAFVAYKKKKAPDDGSEQSERLNPQS, encoded by the exons atgaatagtGTGCTCATATTACTCCTCTGCTGCCACGTTGCATCTCCAG TAAAACACTCCTTGAAATATTTCTTCACTGAAAGCCCAGGAGCTCAGAGCATCCCAGAGTTTGTAGCTGTTGCAATTGTTGATGACGTTCAGATAGGTGACTCCAACAGTGTAAGAGAAGCAACACCAAAGAAAGACTGGATTAAATTCTTTGAGGATCATCCGCAGCACCTGCAGTGGTATAGTTTACAATCTCATGACAGTCATCACTTCTTTAAGGCTACCATTGAGACTTTGAGGCAACGTTTGAACCAAACTGAAG GTGTTCATATTTTGCAAAGGATGAAGGGCTGTGAATGGGATGATGAGACTGGAGAGATTAATGGATATGATCAGTATGGTTATGATAGAGAAGATTTTCTAGCGTATGACCTAAAGACACTGACATGGATCGCTCCTAAACCACACGCTGTCCTCACCAAAATGAGATTTGATGCTCATGAACATCAATTTGaatcaaataaaaactttttagTTTATCAGTGCCCTGACTTTTTAAAGGAGTATTTGCGATATGGGAAGAGGTTTCTGCAGACAGCAG TCCTTCCCAAAGTGTCTCTACTCCAAAAGACTCCCTCCTCTCCAGTCAGCTGCCACGCTACAGGTTTCTATCCTGACAGAGCCGTGATGTTCTGGAGGAAAGACGGAGTGCAGCTTCATGAAGGTGTGGATCCTGGAGAGATCCTTCCCAACAATGATGGAACCTTCCAGATGAGTATTGATCTGAATGTATCATCAGTCACACCTGAAGACTGGCAGAGGTAcgactgtgtgtttcagctCGCTGGTGTGAACGAGCACATTATCACCAAACTGGACAAAACAGCGATCAGGACCAACTGGG AGAAGCCAGCTGACATGGTGACCTTCATCAGTGCTGCAGTGGTTCTTCTAACTGTCACCATCATCACAGCTGTGGCATTTGTAGcttacaaaaagaagaaag CTCCTGACGATGGCTCTGAGCAGTCTGAGAGACTAAATCCACAAAGTTGA
- the LOC100692201 gene encoding major histocompatibility complex class I-related gene protein isoform X1, producing MNSVLILLLCCHVASPVKHSLKYFFTESPGAQSIPEFVAVAIVDDVQIGDSNSVREATPKKDWIKFFEDHPQHLQWYSLQSHDSHHFFKATIETLRQRLNQTEGVHILQRMKGCEWDDETGEINGYDQYGYDREDFLAYDLKTLTWIAPKPHAVLTKMRFDAHEHQFESNKNFLVYQCPDFLKEYLRYGKRFLQTAVLPKVSLLQKTPSSPVSCHATGFYPDRAVMFWRKDGVQLHEGVDPGEILPNNDGTFQMSIDLNVSSVTPEDWQRYDCVFQLAGVNEHIITKLDKTAIRTNWAEKPADMVTFISAAVVLLTVTIITAVAFVAYKKKKAPDDGSEQSERLNPQS from the exons atgaatagtGTGCTCATATTACTCCTCTGCTGCCACGTTGCATCTCCAG TAAAACACTCCTTGAAATATTTCTTCACTGAAAGCCCAGGAGCTCAGAGCATCCCAGAGTTTGTAGCTGTTGCAATTGTTGATGACGTTCAGATAGGTGACTCCAACAGTGTAAGAGAAGCAACACCAAAGAAAGACTGGATTAAATTCTTTGAGGATCATCCGCAGCACCTGCAGTGGTATAGTTTACAATCTCATGACAGTCATCACTTCTTTAAGGCTACCATTGAGACTTTGAGGCAACGTTTGAACCAAACTGAAG GTGTTCATATTTTGCAAAGGATGAAGGGCTGTGAATGGGATGATGAGACTGGAGAGATTAATGGATATGATCAGTATGGTTATGATAGAGAAGATTTTCTAGCGTATGACCTAAAGACACTGACATGGATCGCTCCTAAACCACACGCTGTCCTCACCAAAATGAGATTTGATGCTCATGAACATCAATTTGaatcaaataaaaactttttagTTTATCAGTGCCCTGACTTTTTAAAGGAGTATTTGCGATATGGGAAGAGGTTTCTGCAGACAGCAG TCCTTCCCAAAGTGTCTCTACTCCAAAAGACTCCCTCCTCTCCAGTCAGCTGCCACGCTACAGGTTTCTATCCTGACAGAGCCGTGATGTTCTGGAGGAAAGACGGAGTGCAGCTTCATGAAGGTGTGGATCCTGGAGAGATCCTTCCCAACAATGATGGAACCTTCCAGATGAGTATTGATCTGAATGTATCATCAGTCACACCTGAAGACTGGCAGAGGTAcgactgtgtgtttcagctCGCTGGTGTGAACGAGCACATTATCACCAAACTGGACAAAACAGCGATCAGGACCAACTGGG CAGAGAAGCCAGCTGACATGGTGACCTTCATCAGTGCTGCAGTGGTTCTTCTAACTGTCACCATCATCACAGCTGTGGCATTTGTAGcttacaaaaagaagaaag CTCCTGACGATGGCTCTGAGCAGTCTGAGAGACTAAATCCACAAAGTTGA
- the LOC100692201 gene encoding class I histocompatibility antigen, F10 alpha chain isoform X4 translates to MNSVLILLLCCHVASPVLPKVSLLQKTPSSPVSCHATGFYPDRAVMFWRKDGVQLHEGVDPGEILPNNDGTFQMSIDLNVSSVTPEDWQRYDCVFQLAGVNEHIITKLDKTAIRTNWAEKPADMVTFISAAVVLLTVTIITAVAFVAYKKKKAPDDGSEQSERLNPQS, encoded by the exons atgaatagtGTGCTCATATTACTCCTCTGCTGCCACGTTGCATCTCCAG TCCTTCCCAAAGTGTCTCTACTCCAAAAGACTCCCTCCTCTCCAGTCAGCTGCCACGCTACAGGTTTCTATCCTGACAGAGCCGTGATGTTCTGGAGGAAAGACGGAGTGCAGCTTCATGAAGGTGTGGATCCTGGAGAGATCCTTCCCAACAATGATGGAACCTTCCAGATGAGTATTGATCTGAATGTATCATCAGTCACACCTGAAGACTGGCAGAGGTAcgactgtgtgtttcagctCGCTGGTGTGAACGAGCACATTATCACCAAACTGGACAAAACAGCGATCAGGACCAACTGGG CAGAGAAGCCAGCTGACATGGTGACCTTCATCAGTGCTGCAGTGGTTCTTCTAACTGTCACCATCATCACAGCTGTGGCATTTGTAGcttacaaaaagaagaaag CTCCTGACGATGGCTCTGAGCAGTCTGAGAGACTAAATCCACAAAGTTGA